The Roseibium sp. Sym1 nucleotide sequence CGATGAAGGCATCGATGGATGCCGGGCACCCCGTAGAGGTGCAGGAAGTTGCCAGTCTTGCCGATTCCCTTGGCGGCGGCATCGGGCTCGACAACAAGCTGTCCTTCCAGATGTGCAGCGATCTTCTCGACGAGGTGATCCTGGTCACGGAAGAAGAAATCTACCGTGCGATGCAGGTGCTCTACTACGAAGACAGCCACATTGCCGAAGGAGCGTGCGTTGTCGGCATCGCCGCCTGCCTCGCCGGAAAACTGACCGGGCTGGACGGACCTGTTGCCACGATCATCACAGGCCGTAATGTGGACATGGGCCAGTTCACGAAAGTCGTCACCGGCCAGGACATCATGCTCGGCGACTATCACCTGAAGGGAACCTCCTATGGCGCATGAGATCAAGCTTGTGACCGAGGCGGAGCTGCGCCGGACGGTGCATCTCGATCTGGAGGTCATAGACTGTGTCGAGGAAGCCTTTGCAAAACTGGCCACCGGCAAGGTCGTTATGCCCCCGGTCCTGTCCATGGCGTTGCCGGAGGCCAACGCGGAAGTTGACGTCAAGACCGCCTATGTACCGGGCCTGGAAGGATTCGCACTGAAGGTGTCGCCCGGGTTCTTCAACAACCCTTCACTCGGCCTGCCGAGCCTCAACGGCCTGATGGTTCTGCTTTCGTCAACAACCGGCCTGGTCGATGCGGTCTTTCTTGACAACGGCTACCTGACGGACGTGCGAACGGCCGCCGCCGGAGCTGTTTCCGCCAGGCACCTTGCACGGCAGGACGTCGATACGATCGGTATCCTCGGCACCGGTGTCCAGGCGAAATTGCAGCTGATCGCGGCGGCAAAGGTGCGCCCCGCCGCAAGGGCCCTGATCTGGGGGCGCGACGGCGACAAGGCCGGTCTGTTGGCCGCGGAGATGAAAACGACTCTCGGGATCGACGTTGCCGCCTGCCCGGAACCGGCGGACCTGGTTGCGCAAAGCCAGCTCGTCATCACCACGACACCGGCAAGGGACCCGGTCCTGAGCGCCGACTGGCTGCATCCCGGTCTCCACATTACGGCCATGGGCTCGGACCAGGAAGACAAGAACGAACTGGATCCCAAGATCCTCGCTGTTGCGGATGCCATTATCTGTGACCGGATCAGCCAGTGCGAAAAGATGGGGGAATTGCGCAGTGCCCTGGAGACGGGCCTCCTCGCAGGCACCGGGAATGTCCGGGAACTCGGCGACGTGATTTCCGGCGCCTCGGCCGGGCGGCAGTCCGACGATGACATTACGGTCTGTGACCTGACCGGAACCGGGGTTCAGGATACGGCGATTGCCACCCTGGCGCTCGGCAAGGTCCGGCGGGCGAACGCCGGCACCACCGTTCTCGCCTGACAGAGAAGGTCTTCATGCTGAAACTCGACAAGCGAGACCTGGAAATCCTGAATGTTCTGGCCCGGGAAGGACGAATCTCGAAAGCGGATCTCGCCAAACGTATCAACCTAAGCCCGAGCCCCTGCTGGAAGCGGTTGGAACGGCTGGAAAAGGCTGGTGTCATCCAGGGATATTCGGCCGACATTTCCCTCAGAAACCTGGCGCCCCATGTGACGGTCTTCGTCACAATCGAGCTTGAACATCACCGTGCCGAATATTTCCAGAAATTCGAGCGGGTGATCCGGGATTGCGACGAAGTCGTTTCCTGCTGGGCAATCGGTGGCGGGCTCGACTACCTGCTGCAGATCGTTGCCCGGGACATCGATACCTACCAGCGGTTCATTGACGGGCTGCTCGACCGGGAGCTCAGCGTGGTTCGTTACTTCACCTATGTGGTGACCAAGCCGGTGAAACAGAGCGCAGCCCCTCCCCTGGAAAACCTGATGGCCGGCTTCCTGGGAACGGAACCCGACGAAGACGGCATGGATTAGGAACGATTGCCGTCTTCATCCAGGGAAGTTTGGTCATTTCGTTCCCCGCATCGCCCCTAGGCTAGAGCCCAGACAACACAAAGGGCTTCGCCATGCAAAACCTGTCTCTCGCAGCTGCTCCGCTCGCCACCGACCTGTTCCGTCAGATCGAAAACCGGCACCTCGTGCGCAGTTTCGGTTACGTCGACGGACGCTGGATGGATGCCGAGGATGGTTCGGTCTTCTCGGTCACCGATCCCGCCGATGGCAGCTGGCTTGGCGACGTCGCCAGGCTGACGGGCGCGCAGGCGCATGACGCCATCGGCAAGGCGGACAAGGCGTTTCGCGCCTGGGCCGGCCTGTTGCCGCAGGACCGGGCACGCTATCTGCACGAATGGCACGCGCTGATCCTTGAGAACAAGGAAGACCTCGCGTTGATCATGACCCGGGAACAGGGCAAGCCGATTTCCGAAGCGCGCGGTGAAATCGACTACGCGGCTTCCTTCATCGAATTTTACGCCGAAGAAGCTAAACGGCCGAACATCGAAAGCATCACGTCACACCTGGCGGACGCGGAGATGGAAGTCTGGCGTGAACCTCTGGGCGTCGCTGCCCTGATCACACCGTGGAATTTTCCCTGCGCCATGATCACCCGCAAGGCAGCCGCGGCGCTGGCAGCCGGTTGCACCGTGCTTGTACATCCATCTGAAGAAACGCCGTTTTCCGCGCTGGCTCTGGCGGAACTTGCCGACCGGGCCGGATTGCCTGCGGGCGTTTTCAACGTTCTGCCCGGCAAGGCGCCCGAGATCGTCGCGCCGTGGATGGAAGACCCGCGGGTGCGCGCCGTCTCCTTCACCGGGTCGACCGAAATCGGCCGGTTGCTTTACCGGCAAAGCGCCGACACGGTCAAACGGCTTGTCCTCGAACTTGGCGGACATGCTCCCTTCATCGTCTTCGCGGACGCCGATCTGGATCATGCCGTCGAGCAGGCGATCGCGGCCAAGTTCGCGACGTCCGGCCAGGACTGTCTCGCGGCCAACCGGATCATGGTCGAAAGGCCGATCTATGACGTCTTCTGTTCAGCTTTTGCCCAAAGGACGGCGGATCTTACTGTCGGCGCCGGCCTGGACGACCCGGATATCGGACCCTTGATGCACAAGCGCGCGGTTGCCAAGCAGGAGGCGCAGGTCAAGGACGCCCTGGACCTCGGGGCAAAGCTTCTGACAGGCGGCAAGCGACACGCGGCCGGGCCGCTCTTCTACGAACCCACGGTTCTTGCCGACGTTCCCGCCGACGCCGCCATCTTTCGGGAGGAAACCTTTGGTCCGGTTGCTGCCATCGCTCCGTTCGACACGGAAGACGAAGTGATCGACCGGGCCAATGACAGTGAATACGGTCTCATAGCCTACCTGCACACCCAGGATCCGCGCCGCATCTACAGGGCAAGCCGGGCACTGCAATACGGCATGGTTGCCGTCAATCGCACCAAGGTGACCGGCTACCCGATCCCCTTTGGCGGCGTCAAACAATCGGGTCTCGGGCGCGAAGGCGCCAGATTTGGCCTTGAAGCTTTCACCGAAATCAAATTTGTCTGCAGGGACTGGCGCTGAGCCGCCCTGCCCTCAACTGGAAGGAAAACATCATGCTGAAAAACGACCAACTGGATGCCTGGGACAGGGAAAATTTCTTTCATCCCTCTACGCATCTGGCCCAGCATGCACGCGGCGAAAGCCCGAGCCGGATCGTGACCGGCGGCAGTGGCGTCTTCATCGAGGACCGGGA carries:
- a CDS encoding cyclodeaminase, with the protein product MAHEIKLVTEAELRRTVHLDLEVIDCVEEAFAKLATGKVVMPPVLSMALPEANAEVDVKTAYVPGLEGFALKVSPGFFNNPSLGLPSLNGLMVLLSSTTGLVDAVFLDNGYLTDVRTAAAGAVSARHLARQDVDTIGILGTGVQAKLQLIAAAKVRPAARALIWGRDGDKAGLLAAEMKTTLGIDVAACPEPADLVAQSQLVITTTPARDPVLSADWLHPGLHITAMGSDQEDKNELDPKILAVADAIICDRISQCEKMGELRSALETGLLAGTGNVRELGDVISGASAGRQSDDDITVCDLTGTGVQDTAIATLALGKVRRANAGTTVLA
- a CDS encoding Lrp/AsnC family transcriptional regulator — translated: MLKLDKRDLEILNVLAREGRISKADLAKRINLSPSPCWKRLERLEKAGVIQGYSADISLRNLAPHVTVFVTIELEHHRAEYFQKFERVIRDCDEVVSCWAIGGGLDYLLQIVARDIDTYQRFIDGLLDRELSVVRYFTYVVTKPVKQSAAPPLENLMAGFLGTEPDEDGMD
- a CDS encoding NAD-dependent succinate-semialdehyde dehydrogenase, whose product is MQNLSLAAAPLATDLFRQIENRHLVRSFGYVDGRWMDAEDGSVFSVTDPADGSWLGDVARLTGAQAHDAIGKADKAFRAWAGLLPQDRARYLHEWHALILENKEDLALIMTREQGKPISEARGEIDYAASFIEFYAEEAKRPNIESITSHLADAEMEVWREPLGVAALITPWNFPCAMITRKAAAALAAGCTVLVHPSEETPFSALALAELADRAGLPAGVFNVLPGKAPEIVAPWMEDPRVRAVSFTGSTEIGRLLYRQSADTVKRLVLELGGHAPFIVFADADLDHAVEQAIAAKFATSGQDCLAANRIMVERPIYDVFCSAFAQRTADLTVGAGLDDPDIGPLMHKRAVAKQEAQVKDALDLGAKLLTGGKRHAAGPLFYEPTVLADVPADAAIFREETFGPVAAIAPFDTEDEVIDRANDSEYGLIAYLHTQDPRRIYRASRALQYGMVAVNRTKVTGYPIPFGGVKQSGLGREGARFGLEAFTEIKFVCRDWR